In one window of Bacteriovorax sp. BAL6_X DNA:
- a CDS encoding NAD(P)/FAD-dependent oxidoreductase: MKKYDVIIIGAGAAGLFCGIHAAKRGRSVLILEGSKGPGKKILVSGGGRCNFTNLDITPNFYVSSNPHFCKSALSQYTNWDFISFISEHNLTYTEKTLGQLFCDQKSRGILEALQKSIPSNCELRVNSRVVNVEHEDDYIISLSDGITFKSETLVIATGGLSFPGLGATDIGYRVAKKFGHKLIETTPALVPFTLDKVNANLAGIAIESEVKVGNKKFLENILWTHKGLSGPSILKASLYWNKKDEVKINFLPKSDLYGILKEHKKKNLVNALKGHLPTRFVELWLAQHELPLNRNCAELSGAEKEKLIEVIHHWTFVPSGTEGYRKAEVTRGGVDTNQVSSKSMESRLQKNLYFVGEVLDVTGLLGGYNFQWAWSSGYVAAKYV; the protein is encoded by the coding sequence ATGAAAAAATATGATGTCATAATCATTGGTGCTGGTGCCGCAGGTTTATTCTGCGGCATTCATGCTGCCAAGAGAGGAAGAAGTGTTCTCATTCTTGAAGGCTCCAAGGGCCCAGGAAAGAAGATTCTTGTCTCTGGTGGAGGCCGTTGTAATTTCACTAATCTTGATATCACTCCAAATTTCTATGTTTCAAGTAATCCACATTTTTGTAAATCGGCCTTAAGCCAATACACTAATTGGGACTTCATTTCTTTTATTTCTGAACATAATCTAACGTATACAGAAAAGACTCTAGGGCAGCTCTTTTGTGATCAGAAGTCTCGTGGGATTCTAGAGGCTCTACAAAAATCTATTCCAAGCAACTGTGAGTTAAGAGTAAATAGTCGTGTAGTCAATGTTGAACACGAAGATGATTATATAATTTCTTTAAGTGATGGGATAACCTTCAAAAGTGAAACACTTGTTATTGCAACGGGGGGCCTTTCTTTTCCTGGCCTTGGTGCAACGGATATCGGTTATCGTGTGGCCAAGAAGTTTGGTCATAAACTAATCGAGACGACGCCAGCACTTGTTCCGTTCACGCTGGACAAGGTTAATGCAAATTTAGCAGGAATTGCAATTGAATCGGAAGTAAAAGTAGGTAATAAGAAATTTCTTGAAAATATCCTATGGACTCACAAGGGACTAAGTGGCCCATCAATTCTAAAAGCGTCTTTGTATTGGAATAAGAAAGATGAAGTGAAAATTAATTTTCTGCCTAAATCTGATCTTTATGGAATCTTAAAAGAGCATAAGAAAAAGAATTTAGTGAATGCTCTAAAGGGACATCTCCCAACTCGCTTTGTAGAGCTTTGGCTTGCTCAGCACGAGCTTCCTTTAAATAGAAATTGTGCGGAATTGTCAGGAGCAGAGAAAGAAAAGCTTATCGAAGTTATACACCATTGGACATTTGTACCTAGTGGTACTGAAGGTTATCGAAAGGCAGAAGTTACTAGAGGTGGCGTCGATACAAATCAAGTAAGTTCTAAATCAATGGAGAGCCGATTGCAAAAGAATCTTTACTTTGTTGGTGAAGTACTTGACGTTACAGGACTACTTGGAGGATATAACTTCCAATGGGCCTGGTCCTCTGGCTATGTAGCTGCAAAATATGTATAA
- a CDS encoding glycosyltransferase, translated as MRNIKKEKAVVFTGGGSGGHVVPALTLIEKLKEKGVRIYYIGSYTGIESKLTEGKVNRYIAVSTGKLRRYLDWQNVTDVFRLVIGLIQCFYYLAHIRMRANTIVSMGGFVSVPTVIAGKLLGYKIIVHEQTSRVGLANKIASLFAHRVFVSFRDSLKYFPEKVVRYSGYPVRDEFKTTQLKTRTFKGIELKDSEAPLFFVTGGGNGSKLLNDKIKANLDSLTKQFVVIHQVGSQYIDEYKTLESSRYYPVAFLGDEMPDLMKAAKYIISRSGAGTVAELIAIGKPSLYIPLKIAQKNEQYHNAMEANRLLGSVVITEDEFGSCDLLQEIKKIPSHATPQDREHASEIILKEILQS; from the coding sequence ATGAGAAATATCAAAAAAGAAAAAGCAGTCGTATTTACTGGTGGTGGAAGTGGCGGACACGTTGTTCCTGCCCTTACTTTAATTGAAAAATTAAAGGAGAAGGGAGTAAGGATTTACTATATCGGCTCATATACTGGAATTGAGTCAAAACTAACTGAAGGTAAAGTTAACCGCTATATTGCTGTTTCGACGGGGAAACTTAGAAGATATTTAGACTGGCAAAATGTGACAGATGTTTTTCGCCTAGTTATTGGATTAATCCAATGTTTTTATTATCTCGCCCATATTCGAATGAGAGCAAATACGATTGTATCAATGGGAGGCTTCGTAAGTGTTCCTACTGTAATTGCAGGAAAACTTCTAGGTTATAAAATTATTGTTCATGAGCAGACTTCTCGCGTGGGGCTCGCAAATAAGATTGCTTCACTTTTTGCTCATCGTGTATTTGTAAGTTTTAGAGATTCATTAAAGTACTTTCCTGAAAAAGTTGTTCGCTACTCTGGTTACCCTGTACGAGATGAGTTTAAAACAACTCAGTTAAAAACTCGTACCTTCAAAGGTATTGAATTAAAAGATTCTGAGGCTCCTTTGTTCTTTGTCACTGGTGGAGGAAATGGTTCAAAGCTTTTAAATGATAAAATTAAAGCGAATTTAGATTCGCTAACGAAGCAATTCGTTGTAATTCATCAAGTAGGAAGCCAGTATATAGATGAGTATAAAACTTTAGAAAGTAGTCGTTACTATCCAGTTGCTTTTCTTGGCGATGAAATGCCTGATTTAATGAAGGCCGCAAAGTATATTATTTCTCGCTCTGGCGCAGGGACGGTAGCAGAGCTAATTGCGATTGGTAAACCGAGTCTTTATATTCCACTGAAAATAGCCCAAAAAAATGAACAGTATCACAATGCGATGGAAGCAAACCGTCTTTTGGGATCGGTTGTTATTACTGAAGATGAATTTGGAAGCTGTGATTTACTTCAAGAAATTAAAAAAATCCCATCACATGCTACCCCTCAAGATAGGGAGCATGCGAGTGAGATTATATTGAAAGAAATTCTACAGTCTTAG
- a CDS encoding response regulator transcription factor codes for MSKSLKAQKPHVTIVDDDSDNLENYQDLLEDDFDLELIQNPLELLSFLNTNKTDIMVLDLHMPEVNGFELFSKARELAPRTPVIFLTGDPSEEACVKGLQIGAQDFIVKPVTINELVARIKNKVEAKKSKHRRKKKNEINFEDHNFSINLDQQNVTLEGKEIKLTTTEYKIITLLASNPNKIFSRDHISQVVWADSDVNSQNIDTHLSNLRRKIKPFSNYIKTIKSRGVLLRL; via the coding sequence ATGTCAAAATCTTTAAAGGCGCAAAAGCCACACGTAACAATCGTTGACGACGACAGCGATAACTTAGAAAACTACCAAGATCTTCTTGAGGATGATTTTGATCTAGAATTAATTCAAAATCCACTGGAGTTACTAAGTTTCTTAAACACCAATAAAACAGACATTATGGTACTCGATCTTCACATGCCTGAAGTGAATGGTTTCGAATTATTCAGCAAGGCCAGAGAGTTAGCTCCTCGCACACCCGTTATCTTCTTAACGGGAGATCCTTCTGAGGAAGCTTGTGTAAAAGGACTACAGATTGGTGCACAAGACTTTATTGTTAAGCCAGTTACCATCAATGAACTAGTTGCTCGTATTAAAAACAAAGTTGAAGCTAAGAAAAGTAAGCACCGCCGTAAAAAGAAGAACGAGATTAATTTTGAAGATCATAATTTTTCAATCAATCTTGATCAACAAAATGTTACTCTAGAAGGTAAAGAGATTAAGCTTACGACTACTGAGTATAAGATCATCACGTTATTGGCCTCAAACCCTAACAAAATCTTTTCAAGAGATCATATCTCTCAAGTTGTATGGGCCGACAGTGATGTGAACTCACAAAATATTGATACTCACCTATCGAACCTAAGAAGAAAGATTAAACCTTTCTCAAACTACATCAAGACGATTAAGTCTCGTGGTGTCCTACTAAGACTGTAG
- the typA gene encoding translational GTPase TypA: protein MSQFEKLKNIAVVAHVDHGKTTMVDEILKQSNTFDERAEVEERVMDSGEIEKERGITITAKNCSFFYKDTKINLLDTPGHADFGGEVERSLMMVDGVLLLVDASEGPLPQTRFVLRKALSRGLKVAVIINKVDRPDQRIDEVKGECEDLLLEIATELEVEDFDIDIPFIYASAKNGWAAMEPGVVREDMIPVLDFMVSDYFPEPERDVESPLQLLVSNLTYSKFLGQQFVGRIHKGTIVKNQQFTCIGDGKTKNFKVSNIQTYSGLQTVEVNEAHAGEIVICAGIEEVHIGDTITPTTAQNPLERIEVEPPTVAVNVSVSTSPMSGQEGEYLTSRKLEEFLQDACRLNVALQYEGTDDAKVYKLKGRGELQIAIVFEELRRKGFELMVSRPEVLFQDIDGQKHEPYELAVLDVPEDFTGVVTEKLSIRKGIMSSMMPIGEGRTRVEFEIPSRGLIGYRGAFMTDTRGEGILSTEFLGYRPYAGDMLARQNGAIISDRTGKVTGYALFNLLNNGEFFVEPGDMVYEGMVVGESKKENDANVNVCRGKQLTSVRTAGKDENIILPPVRPRTLEWALDWIDNDEWVEVTPQNIRIRKKELAANKRSVVRKEKKSKD from the coding sequence ATGAGTCAATTCGAGAAATTAAAAAACATCGCAGTAGTTGCGCACGTTGACCACGGTAAAACAACCATGGTTGATGAAATCCTAAAGCAATCAAACACTTTTGACGAACGCGCTGAAGTTGAAGAGAGAGTAATGGACTCTGGCGAGATCGAAAAAGAACGCGGGATTACAATTACAGCTAAGAACTGTTCTTTCTTTTACAAAGACACAAAGATTAACCTACTTGATACTCCAGGCCACGCGGACTTTGGTGGAGAAGTAGAAAGATCACTAATGATGGTTGATGGTGTCCTACTTCTAGTAGACGCTTCAGAAGGGCCTCTTCCACAAACTCGTTTTGTACTTAGAAAAGCACTTTCACGAGGACTTAAGGTTGCCGTTATTATCAACAAGGTTGACCGTCCAGACCAAAGAATTGACGAAGTTAAAGGTGAATGTGAAGACCTACTTCTTGAAATTGCTACTGAACTTGAAGTTGAAGACTTCGACATTGATATCCCTTTCATCTACGCTTCAGCTAAAAATGGTTGGGCAGCAATGGAGCCAGGTGTAGTTAGAGAAGATATGATTCCTGTTCTAGACTTTATGGTGTCTGACTATTTCCCTGAACCAGAACGAGATGTTGAGTCTCCACTACAACTTCTAGTATCGAATCTTACATACTCTAAATTCCTAGGACAACAGTTTGTAGGTCGTATCCACAAAGGTACAATTGTTAAAAACCAACAATTTACTTGTATCGGTGATGGTAAAACGAAAAACTTTAAAGTTTCAAATATTCAAACTTACTCTGGTCTACAAACAGTTGAGGTTAATGAGGCCCATGCTGGTGAGATCGTAATCTGTGCAGGTATTGAAGAAGTTCATATTGGAGATACAATCACTCCAACAACAGCTCAAAATCCTCTAGAGAGAATTGAAGTTGAGCCACCAACCGTTGCTGTAAACGTTTCCGTTTCAACATCTCCAATGAGTGGACAAGAAGGAGAATACCTAACTTCTAGAAAGTTAGAAGAATTCTTACAAGATGCTTGTCGTTTAAACGTTGCCCTTCAATACGAAGGAACTGACGATGCTAAAGTATATAAGCTTAAAGGACGTGGTGAACTTCAAATTGCTATTGTATTCGAAGAGCTAAGACGTAAAGGGTTTGAGCTTATGGTTTCAAGACCTGAAGTTCTTTTCCAAGATATAGATGGTCAAAAGCATGAACCATACGAACTAGCAGTTCTTGATGTTCCTGAAGACTTCACAGGTGTTGTAACTGAGAAGCTTTCAATTAGAAAAGGGATCATGTCTTCAATGATGCCAATTGGTGAAGGACGTACAAGAGTTGAGTTTGAAATTCCATCACGTGGTCTAATTGGATACCGTGGTGCTTTCATGACAGACACTCGTGGTGAAGGAATCCTTTCAACGGAATTTCTAGGTTACCGTCCATATGCTGGTGACATGCTTGCTCGTCAAAACGGAGCAATCATCTCAGATAGAACAGGTAAAGTTACAGGTTATGCTCTATTTAACCTTCTTAATAATGGTGAATTCTTTGTAGAGCCAGGTGATATGGTTTATGAAGGAATGGTCGTTGGTGAAAGTAAAAAAGAAAACGACGCGAACGTAAATGTTTGTCGTGGGAAGCAACTAACATCAGTAAGAACAGCTGGTAAAGATGAAAACATCATTCTTCCTCCAGTTAGACCGAGAACTCTTGAGTGGGCACTAGACTGGATTGATAATGACGAATGGGTTGAAGTTACTCCACAAAATATCCGAATCCGAAAGAAGGAGCTTGCTGCTAATAAACGTTCTGTAGTTAGAAAAGAGAAAAAGAGCAAAGATTAG
- a CDS encoding ABC-F family ATP-binding cassette domain-containing protein: MIQLVNVTKSFGGRTLFEEVTFSLNTGERIGLVGRNGTGKSTLFKVITGAESYDSGEVKIPKSYKIGTLDQHIHFAHETVLAECMSALGPEFEYETYRAEKLLTGLGFSDEDFLKSPQSFSGGYQIRINLVKTLLTEPDCLLLDEPTNYLDIVSLQWLRSFLRTFQGEVIIITHDRSFMDSVTTHTMGVHRGKLRKIKGPTKKYYEQLEQDEIIYEQTRVNQEKKIKHMMDYVDKYRVSARGASQAQSRLKAIEKMQDMKQLEKIADLDFSFNHTSCPGKQIMKVRDLSFGYDHEDLFSGVSFEVDREDRIGIIGKNGKGKSTLLNVLSHELKQRTGEIWEHPSLALGHFGQTNVKRLHAENTIAQEIQEVNTELPITRVKAIAGTMLFTGEDSDKRISVLSGGEKARVMLGKILAKKTNLLFLDEPTNHLDMESIESLGEAINDYEGACLIVTHNEDLLRSCVNKLVIFRRDGAEFFEGTYDEFLEKIGWEEDVKPLKEKSVPVKVEPAKEEEPKVSGNKYKEEEVMAQIETLEKYQAVLEEKIQNASAAGDTDAITSAGHELELVNAKIDELLELL, translated from the coding sequence ATGATTCAGCTTGTAAATGTAACTAAATCTTTTGGTGGCCGAACGCTTTTTGAAGAAGTGACCTTCTCCCTCAATACGGGTGAAAGAATAGGCCTAGTCGGACGTAACGGAACTGGTAAATCGACTTTGTTTAAGGTTATTACTGGTGCTGAGTCCTATGATAGTGGTGAGGTGAAGATACCAAAATCTTATAAAATCGGTACTTTAGATCAGCATATCCACTTTGCACATGAGACAGTATTGGCCGAATGTATGTCGGCATTAGGTCCAGAGTTTGAATATGAAACTTATCGAGCTGAAAAACTCTTAACTGGACTAGGCTTTTCTGATGAAGATTTCCTCAAGAGTCCCCAAAGTTTCTCTGGTGGCTATCAGATTCGAATTAATTTAGTTAAAACTCTTTTAACTGAGCCAGATTGCCTATTATTAGATGAGCCAACAAATTATCTTGATATTGTTTCACTTCAGTGGCTTCGTTCATTTTTAAGAACATTCCAAGGTGAAGTGATTATTATTACTCACGACCGCTCTTTTATGGATTCGGTGACAACGCATACAATGGGTGTTCATCGTGGAAAGCTTAGAAAAATAAAGGGGCCGACCAAGAAGTACTACGAGCAGCTTGAACAAGATGAGATAATTTATGAACAAACTCGTGTGAATCAAGAAAAGAAAATAAAGCATATGATGGATTACGTGGATAAGTACCGCGTAAGTGCTAGGGGAGCATCGCAAGCTCAGTCGCGTCTTAAGGCGATTGAAAAAATGCAAGATATGAAGCAGCTTGAAAAAATTGCTGACTTAGACTTCTCGTTTAATCATACTTCTTGTCCAGGAAAACAGATTATGAAAGTTCGTGACCTAAGCTTTGGCTATGATCATGAAGACTTATTTTCAGGCGTTAGCTTTGAAGTCGACCGCGAAGATCGAATTGGGATTATTGGAAAAAATGGAAAGGGGAAGTCGACTCTTCTCAATGTTCTCTCCCATGAACTTAAGCAAAGGACTGGAGAGATTTGGGAACACCCAAGTCTTGCTCTTGGTCACTTCGGCCAGACAAATGTAAAACGCCTGCACGCTGAAAATACAATTGCTCAAGAGATTCAAGAAGTTAATACAGAACTTCCTATTACAAGAGTAAAGGCCATTGCTGGGACCATGCTCTTTACTGGTGAAGATTCTGATAAGAGAATCTCTGTGCTGTCAGGTGGTGAGAAAGCAAGAGTTATGCTTGGAAAGATTTTAGCAAAAAAAACAAACTTACTTTTCTTGGATGAGCCGACAAACCACTTGGATATGGAAAGCATCGAGTCTCTTGGTGAGGCCATAAATGATTATGAAGGGGCATGTCTTATTGTTACCCACAATGAAGATCTTCTAAGATCTTGTGTTAATAAGCTTGTGATCTTTAGAAGAGATGGCGCTGAGTTTTTTGAAGGTACTTATGACGAGTTCCTTGAAAAGATTGGTTGGGAAGAAGATGTTAAACCATTAAAAGAAAAGTCTGTGCCTGTAAAGGTGGAACCAGCTAAGGAAGAAGAGCCTAAAGTATCTGGAAATAAATACAAAGAAGAAGAGGTTATGGCCCAGATCGAAACTTTGGAAAAATATCAAGCAGTTCTTGAAGAAAAAATTCAGAATGCATCAGCTGCCGGTGACACCGATGCAATAACTAGCGCAGGCCATGAGCTTGAACTAGTTAATGCAAAAATCGATGAATTATTAGAGCTATTATAA
- a CDS encoding phosphatidylserine/phosphatidylglycerophosphate/cardiolipin synthase family protein, with the protein MYEKFILIFIMATNALALQIPFIDRDYIIDHSSENRATYSYKKDEYGRLENTKWFELDWHLLQDDYQTNYKAYINEYSGTTFNEAKINYYSQFNFSNEMRHHLVDEYPLKEWGFLNHSPIRKKLNNLSLFSKDYNKIDYNNLVHPYFTIDFQNRMDEVSKSQLSFGNKIKVLENSHSYKKKIDLIQNAKSEILMSSLSFVCDSSVKTLINELIKAHHRDVKVYVMDDKMMSKALGHNECPNKLKKNGVQIIRANDFWNHNGRTVYHHKKLVVDGKIAIIGGQNQLNADNLSQDTDFKNKDIDVLIEGPIVTDIAIGFLKDWQYFRKKIFLVNRADLSSELNYYKARLKWEKDNNLRGQDHYHEVLKNKETRMKGVCRFIQQSPYEHQTNIGDAYLLALNNIDKYLGIMDPIRSDTYYKSVLKDAPLIEKFDTFKVFNKLHNKIKDLQERGVSLDFITTGTDMTGNEIIDINNEEIKKLILNKKISDKALIKKIKKRLKSIKKWNDYFGEAHFENLINDYSAFNNTRVWLHISFLHSKVFYFDRILASIGSYNFQHNATDHSYENTLLCLDKELNKELDEVFIRDMANSVPLKFNKLE; encoded by the coding sequence ATGTATGAAAAATTTATTCTCATATTCATTATGGCCACTAACGCCCTTGCGCTTCAGATCCCATTTATAGATCGTGATTACATTATTGATCACTCAAGCGAGAACAGAGCAACATACAGCTATAAAAAAGATGAATATGGAAGACTCGAAAATACAAAATGGTTTGAGCTAGATTGGCACCTATTACAAGATGACTACCAAACAAATTATAAAGCTTATATTAATGAGTATAGTGGTACGACTTTTAATGAGGCAAAGATCAACTACTACTCTCAATTCAACTTTTCTAATGAAATGAGACACCATCTGGTTGACGAATACCCACTTAAGGAGTGGGGCTTTTTGAACCATTCACCAATTAGAAAAAAGCTTAACAATCTCTCTTTGTTCTCAAAAGACTATAATAAAATTGATTATAATAATTTAGTACATCCATACTTCACAATAGACTTTCAAAATAGAATGGATGAAGTATCCAAGTCTCAATTAAGTTTTGGAAATAAAATTAAAGTTCTAGAAAATAGTCATTCTTATAAGAAGAAAATAGATTTGATACAAAATGCCAAATCAGAAATACTTATGTCTTCACTTAGTTTTGTGTGTGATTCATCAGTAAAAACACTTATTAATGAACTAATAAAAGCACACCACAGAGATGTAAAAGTCTATGTCATGGATGACAAGATGATGTCTAAGGCGTTAGGCCATAATGAATGTCCAAATAAACTTAAAAAGAATGGTGTACAAATTATCAGAGCTAATGATTTTTGGAATCATAATGGACGTACTGTTTACCACCATAAAAAACTTGTCGTCGACGGAAAGATTGCAATTATAGGCGGTCAAAATCAGTTAAATGCAGATAACTTATCGCAAGATACTGATTTTAAAAATAAAGATATCGATGTTCTCATCGAAGGCCCAATTGTTACAGACATTGCCATCGGCTTCTTAAAAGATTGGCAATATTTTAGAAAGAAAATTTTTCTTGTAAATCGAGCAGACCTAAGTAGTGAGCTTAACTATTATAAAGCAAGGTTAAAATGGGAGAAAGACAACAATTTAAGAGGTCAAGATCATTACCACGAAGTTTTAAAAAATAAAGAAACTCGAATGAAGGGCGTTTGTCGCTTTATACAACAATCACCGTATGAACATCAAACTAATATTGGAGATGCATATCTTTTGGCCCTTAACAACATCGATAAATACTTAGGAATTATGGACCCAATTCGTTCTGACACATATTACAAGTCAGTTCTTAAAGATGCACCTTTAATTGAAAAATTTGATACTTTTAAAGTATTCAATAAATTACACAACAAAATAAAAGACCTTCAAGAAAGAGGTGTCTCTCTTGATTTCATCACAACAGGCACAGACATGACTGGTAATGAGATTATTGATATAAATAATGAAGAAATTAAGAAGCTTATTTTAAACAAAAAGATTAGTGACAAGGCCCTTATCAAGAAGATTAAGAAAAGACTTAAAAGTATAAAGAAATGGAATGACTACTTTGGTGAAGCACACTTTGAGAATTTAATTAACGACTACTCCGCCTTTAATAATACACGTGTCTGGCTACATATAAGCTTTCTTCACTCTAAGGTTTTTTATTTTGATAGAATTTTAGCAAGTATTGGTAGCTATAATTTTCAACACAATGCAACCGATCACTCATACGAAAACACCCTTCTCTGCCTAGACAAAGAACTTAATAAAGAACTAGATGAAGTCTTTATTAGGGATATGGCAAATTCAGTCCCACTAAAATTTAATAAATTAGAATAA
- a CDS encoding 2-oxo acid dehydrogenase subunit E2, giving the protein MRHIKLKKVKHLSSWRKVSMNTWKMPVDPSTYGLLKFDATNFQEYTKEKGITPTHLFTKIIAQVFHENPQINRMIRGAHLYQRESVDIFLQVSVDHSGRDLSGTVIRDADKKSVFEIKKELMNSAKNIRDDKDKSFKKVKKIVALIPNFLARPALMLLDIAMYRFNFYTGLFSVKRDPFGSCMITSVGNFGAEFAFAPIPTISHVPIVLSLFKVKEEAIVENGEIVARPTLTVGATLDHRIIDGVYASKIIAAIKKYTENPQLL; this is encoded by the coding sequence AAAAAGGTAAAGCATCTTTCATCGTGGCGTAAAGTGTCCATGAATACATGGAAAATGCCTGTTGATCCCTCGACATATGGACTCTTAAAATTTGATGCAACAAATTTTCAAGAATATACAAAAGAGAAAGGGATTACACCTACTCACCTATTCACAAAGATTATTGCGCAAGTTTTTCACGAAAACCCGCAGATAAACCGTATGATAAGAGGAGCGCATCTTTATCAAAGAGAAAGCGTCGATATCTTCTTACAAGTCTCGGTGGATCATAGCGGCCGTGACCTTTCTGGCACAGTTATTAGAGATGCCGATAAAAAGAGTGTTTTTGAAATAAAAAAAGAACTCATGAATAGTGCAAAGAATATAAGAGATGATAAGGACAAGTCGTTTAAGAAAGTAAAAAAAATTGTTGCACTTATTCCTAACTTTCTTGCAAGGCCAGCTCTTATGCTACTTGATATTGCAATGTATCGATTCAATTTCTATACAGGGCTTTTTAGTGTTAAACGCGATCCATTTGGCTCATGTATGATTACTAGTGTAGGAAACTTTGGAGCTGAATTTGCCTTTGCACCAATACCAACAATCTCTCATGTTCCAATTGTTTTAAGCCTATTTAAAGTCAAGGAAGAGGCCATCGTTGAAAATGGTGAAATAGTTGCAAGACCTACTTTAACAGTTGGAGCAACTCTCGATCATCGAATTATTGATGGAGTTTATGCAAGCAAGATCATTGCAGCAATAAAGAAGTACACTGAAAATCCACAACTACTTTAA